A section of the Chelmon rostratus isolate fCheRos1 chromosome 16, fCheRos1.pri, whole genome shotgun sequence genome encodes:
- the LOC121620058 gene encoding secretory phospholipase A2 receptor-like, with the protein MTRFKTNSICTSGEIGEFCRFSFSRMKKMLLFVLFLSGLPPLSTNILREYHYVNMSKTWAEAQSYCREMFTDLATVRNKADNNRLLSVVHGRGKRAWIGLRDDLTKWKWVLGNAGFSNDTDFSNWSSHKLTNNKVTRICAAMSKYGFWYAHTCWQKHAAVCYYAKAPSRYILVRDLMTWSQARQYCVSKYTDLVSVRNMSENNQITSLLSRRTWIGLHRYYWSPWSNQSPRTFTNWNTGQPYNPDDYRVLCAKVNTTTGTWLAADCEEKHRFVCEKVRIRQKATFKLKFQSEADLKDPAAQRQVLEQLHAKLEKHGLPDFTLHWMQTDGQTFHKEQQTTKEEGSGG; encoded by the exons ATGACGAGATTTAAAACTAATTCAATTTGCACGTCAG GAGAAATTGGAGAgttctgcaggttttctttttccaggaTGAAGAAGATGCTactgtttgttctctttctttcag GGCTGCCTCCTCTATCCACAAACATCCTACGAGAGTACCACTATGTAAACATGTCAAAGACCTGGGCTGAAGCTCAGAGTTACTGCAGAGAGATGTTCACTGACCTTGCCACCGTGCGCAATAAAGCTGACAACAACAGGCTGCTGAGTGTAGTGCACGGCCGTGGAAAACGCGCATGGATCGGGCTTCGTGATGACCTGACTAAATGGAAGTGGGTGCTGGGAAATGCGGGCTTCAGCAATGATACAGATTTCAGCAACTGGAGTTCACATAAGCTCACCAATAATAAGGTCACGCGCATCTGCGCTGCGATGTCAAAATATGGGTTTTGGTATGCCCATACATGTTggcaaaaacatgcagcagtctGCTACTATG caaaaGCTCCTTCCAGGTACATTTTAGTAAGAGATCTGATGACTTGGAGCCAGGCCAGGCAGTACTGTGTGTCCAAATACACAGATCTTGTCAGTGTGAGAAACATGTCTGAGAATAATCAAATCACCTCGCTGCTGTCAAGAAGGACCTGGATTGGTCTCCACAGGTACTACTGGTCTCCCTGGTCGAACCAGAGCCCCAGAACCTTCACTAACTGGAACACAGGTCAGCCCTACAACCCTGACGACTATAGGGTGTTATGTGCAAAAGTCAACACAACCACAGGAACATGGTTGGCTGCTGACTGTGAGGAAAAGCACCGTTTTGTCTGCGAAAAGGTTCGCATTCGACAAAAAGCAACGTTCAAGTTAAAGTTCCAGTCTGAGGCTGACCTGAAGGATCCTGCTGCCCAGCGACAGGttttagagcag ctgcacgcCAAGCTGGAGAAACATGGACTACCAGACTTCACACTCCACTGGATGCAGACGGATGGCCAGACCTTTCACAAGGAACAACAGACGACAAAAGAGGAAG GGTCAGGCGGCTGA